A single genomic interval of Daucus carota subsp. sativus chromosome 1, DH1 v3.0, whole genome shotgun sequence harbors:
- the LOC108205055 gene encoding folate synthesis bifunctional protein, mitochondrial-like isoform X1 has protein sequence MSGIGILRRLTPTTKCVTNVVLKSRKAPASFFHSSPDSTVEVHSQEEEVVIALGSNVGNRLNNFDEALQLMRRSGIDIMRHGCLYETEPAYVTEQPRFLNSAIRGVTKLGPHELLGVLKKIEKDMGRTGGIRYGPRPIDLDILLYGKHRIHSETLIVPHERIWERPFVMAPLVDLLGSNVDSDVVACWHSYSIHPGGIFESWEKLGGQSLIGKDGMKRVLPVGNSLWDWSVKTSVMGILNVTPDSFSDGGKYQSVEDAVSQARMMILQGADIIDIGAQSTRPMASRISPEEELDRLIPVLETILKMPEAEGKLLSVDTFYSQVASEAVSKGAHFVNDVSGGLLDSKMLDVVAELKVPYVAMHMRGNPSTMQNSENLQYDDVCKDVASELCVRVQDAELAGIPAWKIIIDPGIGFSKKVEHNLDILMGLPTIRTEIARKSLAVSHAPLLIGPSRKRFLGDICSRSAASDRDPATVASVTMGVLGGANIVRVHNVKDNVDAARLCDAMIERRASFA, from the exons ATGTCTGGCATAGGTATTCTCAGGCGGCTGACTCCCACCACTAAATGTGTGACTAACGTTGTCTTGAAATCTCGCAAAG CAcctgcttctttctttcactcATCCCCTGATTCTACAGTGGAAGTACATTCACAAGAAGAGGAAGTAGTAATTGCCTTGGGAAGCAATGTGGGTAACAGGCTTAACAATTTTGATGAAGCCCTTCAGCTGATGAGGAGATCAGGAATCGATATAATGAGGCATGGTTGTCTGTATGAAACTGAGCCTGCTTATGTTACTGAGCAACCTCGATTCCTCAACTCTGCCATTAGAGGTGTTACAAAACTTGGTCCTCACGAGTTATTGGGAGTGCTTAAAAAAATCGAGAAGGATATGGGTCGTACCGGTGGTATAAGATATGGGCCAAGACCAATAGACTTGGATATATTGCTATATGGTAAACACAGGATTCATTCGGAAACTCTAATTGTTCCCCACGAACGAATATGGGAAAGACCATTTGTGATGGCTCCGCTGGTCGATTTATTGGGATCTAATGTAGACAGTGATGTTGTCGCCTGTTGGCATTCCTATTCAATACATCCTGGTGGGATTTTTGAATCATGGGAAAAACTTGGTGGCCAATCTTTGATTGGAAAGGATGGGATGAAAAGGGTGTTACCAGTTGGGAATAGCTTATGGGACTGGTCTGTAAAAACCTCTGTCATGGGTATATTAAATGTTACTCCAGATAGCTTTAGCGATGGAGGAAAGTACCAGTCTGTGGAGGATGCAGTTTCACAGGCTCGAATGATGATATTGCAAGGGGCCGATATAATTGATATTGGTGCGCAATCAACCCGTCCAATGGCATCTAGGATTTCACCTGAGGAGGAACTGGATAGACTAATTCCAGTCTTAGAGACCATATTAAAAATGCCCGAGGCAGAAGGGAAGCTTCTGTCTGTGGATACATTCTATTCGCAAGTTGCATCTGAGGCTGTCAGTAAAGGTGCTCATTTTGTGAATGATGTTTCCGGTGGTCTGTTAGATTCGAAGATGCTTGATGTTGTTGCAGAACTGAAGGTTCCTTATGTTGCAATGCACATGAGGGGTAACCCCTCTACTATGCAAAACAGTGAAAATCTTCAGTATGATGATGTTTGTAAGGATGTTGCTTCTGAACTATGTGTGCGTGTTCAAGATGCAGAGTTGGCGGGCATCCCAGCTTGGAAGATTATAATTGACCCTGGAATTGGTTTTTCAAAGAAAGTTGAACATAATTTGGACATCCTTATGGGTTTGCCAACTATTCGAACAGAGATTGCCAGGAAGAGCCTGGCTGTTTCTCATGCGCCTCTATTAATTGGCCCTTCCAGAAAGAGATTCTTGGGAGACATATGTTCTCGATCTGCTGCAAGTGATAGAGATCCAGCAACTGTTGCTTCAGTTACCATGGGGGTTTTGGGGGGCGCAAATATTGTGAGAGTTCACAATGTTAAAGATAACGTGGATGCTGCAAGGCTTTGTGATGCAATGATAGAAAGGAGAGCATCTTTTGCATGA
- the LOC108205055 gene encoding folate synthesis bifunctional protein, mitochondrial-like isoform X2, which produces MRRSGIDIMRHGCLYETEPAYVTEQPRFLNSAIRGVTKLGPHELLGVLKKIEKDMGRTGGIRYGPRPIDLDILLYGKHRIHSETLIVPHERIWERPFVMAPLVDLLGSNVDSDVVACWHSYSIHPGGIFESWEKLGGQSLIGKDGMKRVLPVGNSLWDWSVKTSVMGILNVTPDSFSDGGKYQSVEDAVSQARMMILQGADIIDIGAQSTRPMASRISPEEELDRLIPVLETILKMPEAEGKLLSVDTFYSQVASEAVSKGAHFVNDVSGGLLDSKMLDVVAELKVPYVAMHMRGNPSTMQNSENLQYDDVCKDVASELCVRVQDAELAGIPAWKIIIDPGIGFSKKVEHNLDILMGLPTIRTEIARKSLAVSHAPLLIGPSRKRFLGDICSRSAASDRDPATVASVTMGVLGGANIVRVHNVKDNVDAARLCDAMIERRASFA; this is translated from the coding sequence ATGAGGAGATCAGGAATCGATATAATGAGGCATGGTTGTCTGTATGAAACTGAGCCTGCTTATGTTACTGAGCAACCTCGATTCCTCAACTCTGCCATTAGAGGTGTTACAAAACTTGGTCCTCACGAGTTATTGGGAGTGCTTAAAAAAATCGAGAAGGATATGGGTCGTACCGGTGGTATAAGATATGGGCCAAGACCAATAGACTTGGATATATTGCTATATGGTAAACACAGGATTCATTCGGAAACTCTAATTGTTCCCCACGAACGAATATGGGAAAGACCATTTGTGATGGCTCCGCTGGTCGATTTATTGGGATCTAATGTAGACAGTGATGTTGTCGCCTGTTGGCATTCCTATTCAATACATCCTGGTGGGATTTTTGAATCATGGGAAAAACTTGGTGGCCAATCTTTGATTGGAAAGGATGGGATGAAAAGGGTGTTACCAGTTGGGAATAGCTTATGGGACTGGTCTGTAAAAACCTCTGTCATGGGTATATTAAATGTTACTCCAGATAGCTTTAGCGATGGAGGAAAGTACCAGTCTGTGGAGGATGCAGTTTCACAGGCTCGAATGATGATATTGCAAGGGGCCGATATAATTGATATTGGTGCGCAATCAACCCGTCCAATGGCATCTAGGATTTCACCTGAGGAGGAACTGGATAGACTAATTCCAGTCTTAGAGACCATATTAAAAATGCCCGAGGCAGAAGGGAAGCTTCTGTCTGTGGATACATTCTATTCGCAAGTTGCATCTGAGGCTGTCAGTAAAGGTGCTCATTTTGTGAATGATGTTTCCGGTGGTCTGTTAGATTCGAAGATGCTTGATGTTGTTGCAGAACTGAAGGTTCCTTATGTTGCAATGCACATGAGGGGTAACCCCTCTACTATGCAAAACAGTGAAAATCTTCAGTATGATGATGTTTGTAAGGATGTTGCTTCTGAACTATGTGTGCGTGTTCAAGATGCAGAGTTGGCGGGCATCCCAGCTTGGAAGATTATAATTGACCCTGGAATTGGTTTTTCAAAGAAAGTTGAACATAATTTGGACATCCTTATGGGTTTGCCAACTATTCGAACAGAGATTGCCAGGAAGAGCCTGGCTGTTTCTCATGCGCCTCTATTAATTGGCCCTTCCAGAAAGAGATTCTTGGGAGACATATGTTCTCGATCTGCTGCAAGTGATAGAGATCCAGCAACTGTTGCTTCAGTTACCATGGGGGTTTTGGGGGGCGCAAATATTGTGAGAGTTCACAATGTTAAAGATAACGTGGATGCTGCAAGGCTTTGTGATGCAATGATAGAAAGGAGAGCATCTTTTGCATGA